One Plasmodium vinckei vinckei genome assembly, chromosome: PVVCY_09 genomic region harbors:
- a CDS encoding CIR protein PIR protein: MANSSYDIQKVYNDIFKINDYFYEGEQGQLIVDEEHGSIDKYCDYGSSSGNGKCQNDYLKMASSGVIHLLTNLKNYGLENDKLAEYAILFLSYKLNQNEKYSNTKINDFYTSYIETNEYYNKNIKDNDITYKAIINNNNDLMNINEISKFNDPFGILLLLYYAIDLKDWNCTKYSKNVNEFVQKFEELSKDSNNKENSLYKKLLSTLSNDYDNLKNIYEKKSCNISPLPKIDPKKNFVENSGIDSGQTLGKTPEITSSSSSILNTVIPGLSTFAIPVFLGVAYKYSLFGIDKLFQRQYIRNKLKKTKKKMELNI, encoded by the exons ATGGCAAACTCAAGTTATGATATTCAGAAAGTg tataatgatatttttaagaTCAACGACTATTTTTATGAGGGGGAGCAAGGTCAATTAATAGTTGATGAAGAACACGGATCAATCGACAAATATTGTGATTACGGAAGTAGCTCAGGAAATGGTAAATGTCAAaatgattatttaaaaatggcTAGTTCTGGTGTTATTCATTTGCtaacaaatttaaagaaCTATGGtttagaaaatgataaactTGCCGAATAcgctattttatttttaagttataaactaaatcaaaatgaaaaatatagtaacaccaaaataaatgatttttATACTAGTTATATAGAAACAAATGAGTATTAtaataagaatataaaagataacGATATAACTTATAAGGCAATtatcaataataataatgatttgatgaatattaatgaaatatcTAAATTCAATGATCCATTtggtatattattattattgtattatGCAATTGATCTTAAAGATTGGAATTGCACAAAATATTCGAAAAATGTTAATGAATTTGTTCAAAAATTTGAAGAACTCAGTAAAGAttctaataataaagaaaatagtttatataaaaaattgttatctACATTATCAAATGattatgataatttaaaaaatatatatgaaaagaAATCTTGCAATATTTCACCTCTTCCAAAAATAGacccaaaaaaaaattttgtagAAAATTCTGGAATAGATTCTGGACAAACATTGGGGAAGACTCCTGAAATTACATCATCAAGTTCGTCGATATTAAACACAGTAATTCCAGGTTTATCGACATTTGCAATACCGGTTTTCTTGGGAGTTGCTTATAAg tattcattatttggaATTGATAAACTATTTCAAAGacaatatataagaaacaaattaaaaaaaacaaagaagaaaatggaACTTAATATATGA
- a CDS encoding CIR protein PIR protein, fragment, translated as MAGWISLLKKIYDSDLVDNDVPKNMNINEYIITWLIYMLKLKDGNSIINLNDFYYQYKNQRGGHTLVSTNGKDYYNIIDNIIINKNYLMDMDKNIISKFYNLLKSLCRIKLLNNNDFDINENSSYRKILSSLSTYYDNFKKYCDKNCNGCSSIPPLPMAKTTQVSAHISENTSSTSSILNTLISGLSIFSVIPAFLGIAYNVNIKELKTIIFKLYFCDPLYGFIKKYIYDYHFYISIHYLELINYSKDNI; from the exons atggCTGGATGGATATCCcttcttaaaaaaatttatgattCTGATTTGGTTGACAATGATGTACCAAAgaatatgaatattaacgaatatattatcacatggttaatttatatgttaaAGCTAAAAGATGGTAACAGCATCATCAATTTAAATGacttttattatcaatataaaaatcaaCGTGGAGGACATACCTTGGTTTCAACTAATGGTAAAGATTATTATAACattattgataatattataattaataaaaactaTTTGATGGATATGGATAAGAACATTATAtctaaattttataatttattaaaatcatTATGTAGAAT TAAACttcttaataataatgattttgatattaatgaaaacagttcatatagaaaaatattgtcTAGTTTATCAACttattatgataattttaaaaaatattgtgaTAAAAATTGCAATGGTTGTAGCAGTATTCCACCTCTTCCAATGGCAAAAACAACACAAGTTTCTGCGCATATCTCTGAAAATACATCATCAACTTCGTCGATATTAAACACATTAATTTCAGGTTTATCGATATTTTCTGTAATACCAGCTTTCTTGGGAATTGCttataatgtaaatattaaggaattaaaaactataatatttaaattatatttttgtgatCCCTTATATGggtttatcaaaaaatatatatacgattaccatttttatattagtattcattatttggaATTAATAAACTATTCCAAAGacaatatataa
- a CDS encoding PIR protein CIR protein produces the protein MMPIYSLKTKSHYNGSQTNGDSYFNDENVDTTKIKKDPVIKGYCRDGGCKTNEDYINALIAYIIMKFKDTIRINSRYNDYDEYLLMWISDKLFKMYHESQGTNKKIGFVYSITLNQAYEDYLDKHKQRLNYWVLLNMQQGLKEANLKYMSEFYKLLNIICKIITDYNSRTRNKKITKYSTDCRRQYRTLYNNIPKCKSYFDLLNKLKGIYDDFSSDIKKNDLKTNLKKLTLENGTEMNAVKGFKRYNFSDSKCKTPKKKRTSSKPSKPNSGPASTIKIQRGSPGSQGVSNATGNQLSNQENTSKGPDNGSIGGSDGNQVSQEGSEGSKSGQDAKDSEPGGSGSEKTDTDNDPSNKGGPQGDQGDSVDGPGSGQGDKGGQVGGSNSDQVNQGGLGSSGDGSGSDPVEKGSQSMSGDPVDTGQSFFRITLKGIDKLNTGIKFFEKHKKKIVEAKETINNLYNTSMSNIKIAYDNSMKILNSIIDNISNQPEKVNMPSTLDGNKLGSGGTGGGPPTPNGSSPSQKDSPQTPSGTSPTTLPLPDPKEQTSPLQSPQDSSGKQNYDQNDQGGSQKIVTNPVVKSENPGTETKGNGITKIGDIYVLKEYKQIGISIIVLLIPITLTILHKYLSSGWRKELKKKTNMKKVINSIGEKKQIQIIIKSSNQKKNTKKSINSVYGEKSPSLNIYKIMQADPVPFINLFFLLIFFVYKRKRDFIEL, from the exons atgaTGCCAATCTACagtttaaaaacaaaatccCATTACAATGGATCACAAACTAATG GTGATAGTTATtttaatgatgaaaatgtcGATACGacgaaaattaaaaaagaccCAGTCATCAAAGGATATTGTCGTGATGGTGGTtgtaaaacaaatgaagATTATATTAATGCTTTGAtcgcatatataattatgaaattCAAAGATACAATAAGAATAAATTCTCGGTATAATGATTatgatgaatatttattgatGTGGATAAgtgataaattatttaagaTGTACCACGAAAGCCAAGgcacaaataaaaaaataggcTTTGTCTATTCTATTACTTTAAATCAGGCTTATGAAGACTATTTAGATAAACATAAACAAAGATTGAATTATTGGgttcttttaaatatgcaGCAGGGTTTGAAAGAAGCGAATCTTAAGTATATGAGcgaattttataaattacttaatattatatgtaaaataattacaGATTATAATAGCCGTACCAGAAATAAGAAAATTACTAAATATTCTACCGATTGCCGTCGTCAATATAGAACCCTTTATAATAACATTCCTAAATGCAAAtcatattttgatttattgaataaattaaaaggtATATATGATGATTTTAGTTCTGATATTAagaaaaatgatttaaaaactAATCTTAAAAAACTTACACTAGAAAATGGAACAGAGATGAACGCAGTGAAAGGttttaaaagatataaCTTCAGTGATTCAAAATGTAAAAcccccaaaaaaaaacgtaCATCCTCCAAACCTTCAAAACCTAATTCAGGACCAGCATCGACTATAAAGATTCAAAGAGGATCACCAGGATCTCAAGGTGTATCAAATGCTACAGGAAATCAATTATCAAATCAAGAGAATACATCAAAAGGTCCAGATAATGGATCGATTGGTGGATCAGATGGTAACCAAGTAAGCCAAGAAGGATCGGAAGGCTCGAAAAGTGGACAAGACGCCAAAGATAGTGAACCAGGAGGCTCAGGCAGTGAGAAAACAGATACAGACAATGATCCATCAAATAAAGGTGGCCCACAAGGTGATCAAGGAGATTCAGTTGATGGACCAGGTAGTGGGCAAGGTGATAAAGGGGGACAAGTAGGTGGATCAAATAGTGATCAAGTAAATCAAGGAGGTTTAGGAAGTTCAGGAGATGGATCAGGCAGTGATCCAGTAGAAAAAGGATCTCAAAGTATGTCAGGGGATCCTGTTGATACTGGGCAATCCTTTTTTAGGATCACATTAAAAGGCATAGACAAATTAAATACTGGTATCAAGTTTTTTGAAAAacataagaaaaaaattgtagaGGCCAAAGAaactattaataatttatataatacatctatgtctaatataaaaattgctTACGATAACTctatgaaaattttaaatagcattattgataatataagtAATCAACCTGAAAAAGTAAACATGCCATCTACATTAGATGGTAATAAATTAGGATCAGGTGGCACAGGGGGCGGGCCACCCACACCTAATGGCTCATCACCGTCTCAAAAAGATTCACCTCAAACTCCATCAGGAACATCACCCACTACATTACCGTTGCCAGATCCTAAGGAACAAACTAGCCCACTTCAATCGCCTCAGGACTCATCtggaaaacaaaattatgatcAAAATGATCAAGGAGGATCTCAAAAAATAGTGACAAATCCAGTGGTTAAATCAGAAAATCCAGGAACCGAAACAAAAGGAAATggaataacaaaaataggtgatatatatgtattaaaagAATACAAACAAATTGGAATATCAATTATAGTTCTTTTAATACCTATTACTTTAACTATTCTGCACAAg TATTTGTCATCTGGGTGGAGAAAGGaattgaagaaaaaaacaaacatgAAAAAGGTTATAAATTCAATtggagaaaaaaaacaaatacaaataattataaaatcatctaatcaaaaaaagaatactAAAAAATCTATAAATTCCGTTTATGGGGAAAAATCTCcatcattaaatatatacaagaTTATGCAGGCTGATCCTGtaccatttattaatttattttttttgctgattttttttgtttataaaagaaagCGCGATTTCAtagaattataa
- a CDS encoding fam-c protein: protein MDKRIFSLVCIILYTLLAVSIDCSEQKSDRSKTSGLRSRVIRAIQKIKRSNKKNDIEPQRENQSNNNSNNSNNHEIIDSITYYSEFQGKKRKPTTCCCLFSCESNEFYD from the exons atggataaaaGGATATTTAGTTTAGTTTGTATCATCTTGTATACCCTTTTGGCTGTATCAATAGATTGCTCGGAGCAGAAA AGTGATCGATCTAAGACATCTGGATTAAGAAGTAGGGTCATTCGTGCTatccaaaaaataaagagaagcaacaaaaaaaatgatatagaaCCTCAACGAGAAAACCaatcaaataataacagTAACAACAGTAATAATCATGAGATAATTGATAGTATTACTTATTACAGTGAGTTCCAGGGTAAAAAGCGCAAGCCAACTACATGTTGTTGTTTGTTTAGTTGTGAAAGTAATGAATTTTATGATTAG
- a CDS encoding CIR protein PIR protein, producing MDTKKMCKLFHEADSYFNGKDVNTQKINNEVTIKGYCNNGGCKTNEDGINALAAYIYMKFKGLIIIKTQHNNYDEYLLMWISDKLFKMYHESKGENKKKGFVYPITLNQAYEEYLDKYKQRWDFWVLLDMQQGLKGANLKYMSEFYKLLNNICKTIVDYKNKGVKSSQLSKYSKNCLNQYRILYMNIPKCKSYLDLLNKLKGIYDDFRSRSIKNTDSKNDLKTKLIKLTLGNGEEMKAVKGFKRYDFSNEQCKLPKKKKKIVSPPLQSSSKKEPPPLHDTKTKEPKLQLSPESAPQSSESQQTPTPLPTTPQVQKHDSPSTSPSPEKESSQLKLPNSPQSQEPKSDTSPKDQSIEQKDSGGDTENQKSPQNDLNKHDQTPVTNKGGSDDGEGVKDSEPEGSGSGSGDQGSNNGGSEDLNGGTSDTDKGPLNTGGGGNGELTGTNTEKGDSEDGLVDKVNEAGDIDNGKDVSKGGEGNVSGGDQKSPDGSGDSDSVSGGGAGGTNSVPGDQISNGSQGDENTSQQGTSGGSDHGTGNQGSSSHQGGDTGGDKRNQDGSDGTGGGVPTPNEPSSPLPKDLPQSPPGTPHTSLPSQNPKEQTNPVQSSQDPSGNKNSDKTDQQEAQKPVSNPVTKQENPGTELKGNGITGIDDGYVLKKYKKIVISIIVILIPITLTILYKYLSFGRRKELKKKTNMKKVINSIGGKKQIQIIIKSSSRKKQTKKSINSVHRKKPSLLNIYKIMQADPVPFINLFFLLIFFVYKRKSDFLEL from the exons ATGGAcactaaaaaaatg TGTAAGTTATTTCATGAAGCTGATAGTTATTTTAATGGTAAAGATGTCAATACCCAGAAAATTAACAATGAAGTAACCATCAAAGGATATTGTAATAATGGTGGTtgtaaaacaaatgaagATGGTATTAATGCTTTGGccgcatatatatatatgaaattcAAAGggttaataataataaaaactcAGCATAATAACTatgatgaatatttattgatGTGGATAAgtgataaattatttaagaTGTACCACGAAAGCAAAGGcgagaataaaaaaaaaggctTTGTCTATCCTATTACTTTAAATCAAGCTTATGAAGAATATttagataaatataaacaaagaTGGGATTTTTGGGTTCTTTTAGATATGCAGCAGGGTTTGAAAGGAGCGAATCTTAAGTATATGAGcgaattttataaattacttaataatatatgtaaaacaATTGtagattataaaaataaaggtgTCAAAAGTAGTCAACTTtctaaatattcaaaaaattgcCTTAATCAATATAGAATCCTTTATATGAACATTCCTAAATGCAAATCATATCTTGATTTattgaataaattaaaaggtATATATGATGATTTTAGAAGTCGTTCTATTAAGAATACTgattcaaaaaatgatttaaaaactAAACTTATAAAACTTACACTAGGAAATGGAGAAGAGATGAAGGCGGTGAAAGGTTTTAAAAGATATGACTTCAGTAATGAACAATGTAAACTccccaaaaaaaaaaaaaaaatagtctCACCACCATTACAATCTTCTTCAAAAAAAGAACCGCCGCCGCTACACGAcacaaaaacaaaagaacCAAAACTACAATTATCACCAGAATCAGCACCACAATCATCAGAGTCACAACAAACACCAACACCATTGCCAACGACACCGCAGGTGCAAAAACATGATTCACCATCTACATCACCATCACCTGAAAAAGAATCATCTCAACTTAAATTACCAAATTCCCCACAATCACAAGAACCAAAGTCAGATACATCACCAAAAGATCAATCAATTGAGCAAAAAGATTCAGGTGGTGACACAGAAAATCAAAAGAGTCCCcaaaatgatttaaataagCATGATCAAACTCCAGTTACCAATAAAGGAGGCTCCGATGATGGGGAAGGTGTCAAAGATAGTGAACCAGAGGGCTCAGGTAGTGGATCAGGTGATCAAGGCAGTAACAATGGTGGATCAGAAGATTTAAATGGTGGGACAAGCGATACAGACAAGGGGCCATTAAATACAGGTGGTGGAGGAAATGGTGAATTGACTGGTACAAATACTGAAAAAGGTGATTCAGAAGATGGATTAGTTGATAAAGTTAATGAAGCAGGAGATATCGACAATGGGAAAGATGTTTCAAAAGGTGGAGAAGGTAATGTATCAGGTGGCGATCAAAAAAGTCCAGATGGATCAGGAGATTCAGATAGTGTATCAGGTGGTGGAGCTGGAGGTACAAATAGTGTACCAGGTGATCAAATATCTAATGGTAGCCAAGGTGATGAAAATACCAGTCAACAAGGTACAAGTGGTGGATCAGATCATGGTACAGGTAATCAAGGAAGTTCAAGCCATCAAGGAGGAGATACAGGTGGCGATAAACGAAATCAAGATGGATCAGACGGCACAGGGGGCGGGGTACCCACACCTAATGAACCATCATCACCCCTCCCAAAAGATTTACCTCAAAGTCCGCCAGGAACGCCACACACTTCATTACCGTCGCAAAATCCTAAGGAGCAAACTAACCCAGTTCAATCGTCTCAGGATCCAtctggaaataaaaattctgATAAAACCGATCAACAAGAAGCTCAAAAGCCAGTATCCAATCCAGTGACTAAACAAGAAAATCCAGGAACCGAATTAAAAGGAAATGGAATAACAGGAATAGATGATGgatatgtattaaaaaaatacaaaaaaattgtaatttCAATTATAGTTATTCTAATACCCATTACTTTAACTATTCTGTACAAg TATTTGTCATTTGGGCGGAGAAAGGaattgaagaaaaaaacaaacatgAAAAAGGTTATAAATTCAATTGgaggaaaaaaacaaatacaaataattataaaatcatCTAGTCGAAAAAAACAGACTAAAAAATCTATAAATTCCGTTCATAGGAAAAAACcttcattattaaatatatacaagaTTATGCAGGCTGATCCTGtaccatttattaatttattttttttattgattttttttgtttataaaagaaaatctgattttttggaattataa
- a CDS encoding fam-a protein yields MNKFYIQIVFFLLSVSVYMNNETLAAEAAPGKDKKSKSKVRYSTPEEIYKQNKGLLCTNPNEITNAVKLMNEAARHLEHHATCNDDYKPRKWDSNLNHFLYKKKHGDTVVQKMKLTYYHGHMYNEITNILWDPALANKFNNGSVKRKIARVYNPNLVIIQQRYKSWFGGPQKYFYALAAKFDISEKKTIIVMTSPNINDHHPSKKEYKNTIIESANLFKIDIDSENDIRKGKLKKTFVNIAGYLIEKKGPYVNITYLESIDGHTSNYEDLINVRHLNKFFSLK; encoded by the exons atgaataaattttatattcaaattgttttttttcttttaagtGTCTCAGTGTATATGAATAATGAAACCCTCGCAGCTGAGGCTGCTCCAggaaaagataaaaaatccAAATCAAAAGTTCGTTATTCTAC TCcagaagaaatatataaacaaaacaaGGGTCTATTATGTACCAATCCCAACGAAATAACAAATGCAGTCAAACTTATGAATGAAGCTGCAAGACATTTAGAACATCATGCTACATGTAATGATGATTATAAACCGCGAAAATGGGATTCAAATTtgaatcattttttatacaaaaaaaaacatggaGATACAGTTgttcaaaaaatgaaattaacaTATTATCATGGCCATATG tataatgaaataacaAACATATTATGGGATCCTGCTCTTGCAAATAAGTTCAATAATGGCTCTGTTAAAA gaAAAATTGCCCGTGTCTACAACCCAAATTTAGTGATAATACAGCAACGTTACAAAAGTTGGTTTGGGGGCCCtcagaaatatttttatgctttAGCTGCAAAGTTTGAT atatcagaaaaaaaaactataatTGTCATGACTTCaccaaatataaatgatcaCCACCCTTCCAagaaagaatataaaaacacaATAATAGAAAGCGCAAATTTGTTCAAAATTGACATTGATTctgaaaatgatattagaaaaggaaaattgaaaaaaacatttgtTAACATAGCTGGATACCtcattgaaaaaaaaggcCCTTATGTTAATATCACCTATCTCGAATCT aTTGATGGGCATACTTCCAATTATGAAGATTTAATTAATGTAAggcatttaaataaatttttttcattaaaataa
- a CDS encoding CIR protein PIR protein, whose protein sequence is MANPSCDIKDVYKEIFTINNYCVESKGQLTVNSNYTSIHNYCNSWRNSGKGDCHDYFQLASCCFINLLKKLKDKKGLDYGKLAEYTILWLSYNLNTAPENCDMNLNNFYTNYIETNNDYNNIIKDDKNITYKAFINRKNDLMNMNNNEISKFNDMFYTLFFSYFVIDYNDFKCENYLEFANKFVQYFQNLNNDPKNIEKSSFSQILSTLSNDYDNLKNIYGKKSCNISSIPKLNPKSPVENSGQMLAETPESTSSSLSILKTVIPGLSTFFVIPVFLGVAYKYSLFGIDKLFQRQYIRNKLKKTKKKMERNI, encoded by the exons ATGGCAAACCCAAGTTGTGATATTAAGGACGTg TATAAAGAAATTTTTACGATCAATAACTATTGTGTGGAGAGTAAAGGTCAATTAACAGTTAATTCAAATTACACATCAATCCACAATTATTGTAATTCCTGGAGAAACTCAGGAAAAGGCGATTGTCatgattattttcaattggCTAGTTgttgttttattaatttgctaaaaaaattaaaggaTAAGAAGGGTTTAGATTATGGTAAACTTGCCGAATACACTATTTTATGGTTAAGTTATAATCTAAATACAGCGCCAGAAAACTGTGACatgaatttaaataatttttatactaattatatagaaacaaataatgattataataatataataaaagatgataaaaatataacctATAAGGCATTtataaatagaaaaaatgatttgatgaatatgaataataatgaaatatctaaatttaatgatatgttttatacattatttttctccTATTTTGTAATTGATTATAATGATTTCAAATGCGAAAACTATTTGGAATTTGCTAATAAATTTgttcaatattttcaaaaccTCAATAATGATCCTAAGAATATAGAAAAGAGTTCATTTAGTCAAATATTGTCTACATTATCAAATGattatgataatttaaaaaacatatatggTAAGAAATCGTGCAATATTTCATCTATTCCAAAATTAAACCCCAAAAGTCCTGTAGAAAATTCTGGACAAATGTTGGCGGAGACTCCTGAATCTACATCATCAAGTTTGTCGATATTAAAGACAGTAATTCCAGGTTTATCgacattttttgtaataccAGTTTTCTTGGGAGTTGCTTATAAg tattcattatttggaattgataaattatttcaaagacaatatataagaaacaaattaaaaaaaacaaagaagaaaatggaACGTAATATATGA
- a CDS encoding CIR protein PIR protein, with protein MDKHKLMCEFIIKGDSYFKGKNVDTTKINKEISIKSYCSNDDCKTNEERINALAVYIYMEFKNLLKGDDYNKYDECLLMWISNILFKIHDKSKDKKTQKGYVDPITLKSAYEKYLEKHKVKGDYWVLFDHIKGLKNANLRYMAEFYMLLNRICKTIVDYKNNGAGSNKLYNYSKKCLDQYINLYLNISGCKSYLHLLKKLKGIYDDFRVSAIEENPSNNNLATNLKKLITLDGLEINGTKGFISYEFPKKKCNSLDKKAASVQLQSSSKEESPLPQEPEKKESAPQSSELQQIPTALPSPPQAQKQDSASTPPSPEQPKDQLSEQKDSDGSGNNRDGTDSDQVEDRTQSTAGDPFNIGPLIFEIVSKGMEQLNNAREFVEKKKEQLTKVTDTINSLYNTSVSNIKTAYYNSINFLNSIIDNISNDSIQVNPPTDSGGGGDAPSQPPKNSEQTQNPSQNSPSSTEQNETDKSSQDSSENHYSDQNGHESEKPVEGSVIKKEDPVNEVKGNGTIGIDDIFIFKEFKKIGIPIIVIIISITLAIMYKFLVFERRKKLKRKKMKKVTNLFGVNKTT; from the exons ATGGACAAACACAAACTAAtg tgtgaatttattattaaaggTGATAGTTATTTTAAAGGTAAAAATGTCGATACGACGAAAATTAACAAAGAAATATCCATCAAAAGTTATTGTAGTAACGATGATtgtaaaacaaatgaagAACGTATTAATGCTTTGGccgtatatatatatatggaattcaaaaatttattaaaaggtGATGATTATAATAAGTATGATGAATGTTTATTGATGTGGATaagtaatatattatttaagaTACACGACAAAAGCAAAGACAAAAAGACTCAAAAAGGCTATGTCGATCCTATTACTTTAAAAAGTGCTTATGAAAAGTATTTAGAGAAACATAAAGTAAAAGGGGATTATTGGGTTCTTTTTGATCATATAAAGGGTTTGAAAAATGCTAATCTTAGGTATATGGCcgaattttatatgttacTTAATAGAATATGTAAAACAATTGtagattataaaaataacggTGCTGGAAGTAATAaactttataattattctaAAAAATGCCTTGATCAATATATAAacctttatttaaatatttctgGATGCAAATCATATCTTcatttattgaaaaaattaaaaggtATATATGATGATTTTAGAGTTTCTGCTATTGAGGAAAATCCTTCAAACAATAATTTAGCAACTAATCTTAAAAAACTTATAACACTAGATGGATTAGAGATAAACGGGACGAAAGGCTTTATATCATATGAATTccctaaaaaaaaatgtaattcCCTCGATAAAAAAGCGGCCTCAGTACAATTACAATCTTCTTCAAAAGAAGAATCACCGCTACCACAAGAgccagaaaaaaaagaatcaGCACCACAATCATCAGAGTTACAACAAATACCAACAGCATTGCCATCCCCACCGCAGGCGCAAAAACAAGATTCAGCATCTACACCACCATCCCCTGAACAACCAAAAGATCAATTGAGTGAGCAAAAAGATTCAGATGGCTCAGGTAATAACCGAGATGGGACGGATAGTGATCAAGTAGAAGATAGAACTCAAAGTACGGCAGGGGACCCTTTTAATATTGGACcattaatttttgaaatCGTATCAAAAGGTATGGaacaattaaataatgcTCGCGAGTTTgttgagaaaaaaaaggaacaACTTACAAAGGTCACGGATACTATTAATAGTTTATATAATACGTCTGTAtctaatataaaaactgCTTACTATAActctataaattttttaaatagcaTTATTGACAATATAAGTAACGATTCTATACAAGTAAACCCCCCTACTGATTCAGGCGGAGGAGGGGATGCCCCATCACAACCCCCAAAAAATTCAGAACAAACTCAAAACCCTTCACAAAATTCACCAAGTTCTAcagaacaaaatgaaacagATAAATCGTCTCAGGACTCATCTGAAAACCACTATTCTGATCAAAACGGTCACGAATCTGAAAAACCGGTGGAAGGTTCAGTGATTAAGAAAGAAGATCCTGTAAACGAAGTAAAAGGAAATGGAACAATAGGAATagatgatatatttatattcaaagaattcaaaaaaattggaaTTCCAATTAtagttattataatatccATTACTTTAGCTATTATGTACAAg TTTTTGGTATTTGAACGGAgaaagaaattaaaaagaaaaaaaatgaaaaaagttACAAATTTGTTTGGTGTAAATAAAACGACATGA
- a CDS encoding CIR protein PIR protein, translating to MGQLSYDIEKVYKEFVTISNYFDEDNVSNLINNPNAPIHNYCHYESNSGDGKCNDYFQMASSGVIHFLNNLKNTNGLDYDKLAEYAILWLSYKLNINSQSSSIKLNDFYTQYIETNNDYNKNLNDSDSMTYKAIIDKKKNLMDIKEISKFNDLFSILYYLYYVIRDEDWNCKENLELANKFYNQFKELNNDSNNIEDSSYNKLLSTLSNDYNNLKKTCDYNRCTNFPPLPKIEAKKSSAQNSVVNPVDKSVKGSEQLLGQTPEATSSSSSILNTVIPGLSIFAIPVFLGVAYKYSLFGIDKLFQRQYIRKQLKKIKKKMKLNI from the exons ATGGGACAGTTAAGTTATGATATTGAGAAAGTg taTAAAGAATTTGTTACGATCAGTAACTATTTTGATGAGGATAATGTATCTAACTTAATTAATAATCCTAATGCACCAATCCACAATTATTGTCATTACGAGAGTAACTCAGGAGATGGTAAATGTaatgattattttcaaatggCTAGTTCTGGTGttattcattttctaaataatttaaagaatACGAATGGTTTAGATTATGATAAACTTGCCGAATACGCTATTTTATGGTTAAGTTATAaactaaatataaattcacAAAGTAGTAGCATcaaattaaatgatttttATACTCAATATATAGAAACAAATAATGATTATAATAAGAATCTAAATGATAGTGATAGTATGACTTATAAGGCAAttatagataaaaaaaaaaatttgatggatattaaagaaatatctaaatttaatgacctatttagtatattatattatttgtattatgtAATTCGTGATGAAGATTGGAATTGCAAAGAAAATTTGGAATTAgctaataaattttataatcaaTTTAAAGAACTCAATAATGAttctaataatatagaagacagttcatataataaattgttaTCTACATTATCAaatgattataataatttaaaaaaaacatgtgATTATAATAGATGTACCAATTTTCCACCTCTTCCAAAAATAGAAGCTAAAAAAAGTTCTGCACAAAATTCTGTAGTAAATCCTGTAGATAAATCTGTAAAAGGTTCTGAACAACTATTGGGGCAGACTCCTGAAGCTACATCATCAAGTTCGTCGATATTAAACACAGTAATTCCAGGTTTATCGATATTTGCAATACCGGTTTTCTTGGGAGTTGCTTATAAG tattcattatttggaATTGATAAACTATTTCAAAGacaatatataagaaaacaattaaaaaaaataaagaagaaaatgaaactTAATATATGA